CTGGCATGGCTTCAGCGGCAATCTTTTACAAATGAAGGACGACGAGCACGGCTAGCCCTTCCTCTGATTGCGCTGATTGCTTTTGTTTATACCACGCCTTGGGACAACTATCTCGTCTGGCGAGGAATTTGGGAATATGGCATCAGTCGAGTAGTAGGCACAATTGGTTACGTGCCAGTGGAGGAATACTTGTTTTTCATGCTACAGCCCATTCTTACTGGACTTTGGCTTTACTGGCTGCTGGCTCGTGATAATGAGTCATTACAGCAGAAGTCTTCCTCAATCTTGAGAGTGCTGATGCTTATAGTTGGGGGGACACTGAGCGTAGCTGGTTTTTTAATGCTGCGATCGCCCTCTACTTTATACCTGGGACTAATCTTGGCTTGGGCTGCCCC
This window of the Chroococcidiopsis sp. CCMEE 29 genome carries:
- a CDS encoding lycopene cyclase domain-containing protein encodes the protein MSYFTFHLIFVVPPILLLAWLQRQSFTNEGRRARLALPLIALIAFVYTTPWDNYLVWRGIWEYGISRVVGTIGYVPVEEYLFFMLQPILTGLWLYWLLARDNESLQQKSSSILRVLMLIVGGTLSVAGFLMLRSPSTLYLGLILAWAAPILSLQWVIGAATLWGMKRIWLMGVLVPTVYLWVIDRIAIANGIWQISDTYTTGLQLFGLPIEEATFFLVTNLLVVQGLILFLLLETPQQIVKLIEHIDKSRLLNDR